ACCCCCGGACCGCGCCCATGAGAGCGCACCTCTCCGCATCGATTCTCGGCCCCGATGAGGCGCCTATCCGTACGGTGTCGGCGACTGCCCGGTCGGTGTCAGGGAGAGGTAGAGGCCGCGCCGGTCGCCCGATACGGAGCCGGTTACAACGGCATTCGTGATCAGGTCGGTGCGGTAGACATGGTGCGTGTTGACGTAGACAACCCCGACGAAGGGGTACGCGTTCTCCGCCTCGATCAGCTGGACCCTCTGGAACACATCTGAGCGGTCCTCGTCGCTCACCGTCGCCAGGTCCGTCAGCGCCGGGATCAACTCGGGGAGGACTTCCTCGGGCGGCGCCTGCCAGCCCGGCCTCGGAAGCACGTAGCGGTAGGGGTTGGCGTACCAGCCGTGGCGGGTGACGGTCAGGTCGTAGTCGGCGGTGACGAGCCTCGCGAGCCAGGTGGCTCGGTCGAGGGGCACCGGCTCGACCCTGACCCCGGCCTCGCTCCACGAGGTCAGGAGGACCTCGAAGAAGGCCTCCGGGTACTCCTGCTCGGGATAGAGCAGTTCGAGGCTGACCCCGTCCTCGTACCCCGCCTCTGCCAGGACCTGCGCGGCCGCCTCGACATCCCGTTGGTATCCCGGTAGTTCGGTAGGACCTAGACCGTACGCGAGCAGGGGATGGGAGGTTGACCACGGCCCGGCCTCGCCGGCGAAGGCGGTGTCGGCCAGTCCCTGGCGGTCCAGGGACAGCCATGCGGCCCGAACCACCGCGCCGTCAGCGGTCATGCCCCTGCGGGCGGCATGGAGCCAGATGGTCCAAGCCGGTGTTCCTACCACCTGGAGAAGCGGATCCTCTATGAGTCCGGCCGCCACCTCGATGGTG
This bacterium DNA region includes the following protein-coding sequences:
- a CDS encoding ABC transporter substrate-binding protein; protein product: MLTTVYETLAWTSPSGEVLPRLATEWNISEDRRTYTFHLRQGVRFHNGADFTAQDVVYSVTRALTDGSPVVRQRARNLESVTATDDYTVVFELREPSSAFLFEVADPTGSGFSSILTQSAPTHGTEPVGTGPLRFVSYVPGSELALEPNRDYWDPSALPHYELLRIRIIEDEPDRVAALEKGEVALIRTNTIEVAAGLIEDPLLQVVGTPAWTIWLHAARRGMTADGAVVRAAWLSLDRQGLADTAFAGEAGPWSTSHPLLAYGLGPTELPGYQRDVEAAAQVLAEAGYEDGVSLELLYPEQEYPEAFFEVLLTSWSEAGVRVEPVPLDRATWLARLVTADYDLTVTRHGWYANPYRYVLPRPGWQAPPEEVLPELIPALTDLATVSDEDRSDVFQRVQLIEAENAYPFVGVVYVNTHHVYRTDLITNAVVTGSVSGDRRGLYLSLTPTGQSPTPYG